Genomic DNA from Acidimicrobiales bacterium:
CTCCTGCCGGGGGCTGCAGGGTGGCGTCGTGCATGCCCGTGATCTCGCAGAGCGATGCCGCCAGCGAGTGGTAGAGCTCCAACCACCCCTGGACGAGGTGGTCCGGTGCCGCGGGGTGGGTGGACGTGAGCCCCACGAGCTCGGCGACGTCGTCGCAGAGCTTCGGGTTGTACTTCATGGTGCACGACCCGAGCGGGTAGGCGCCGAGGTCGACCGAGTACTGCCGGTGTGACAGGCGGGTGAAGTGGCCGACCAGGTCGCGCTCGGAGACCTCAGGCAGGAGGGGGGGCTCAGGCGCGAGGTGCTCGGCGGGGATCAGGTCGGCGGCCTCCCACTCCGGCAGGTCCTGGTCGCGGAACGACCACGCCGCCCTGCCGGTGACCGAGAGCTCGAAGATCGTCGCCTCGTTGTCGCGGCCCATCAGCGGGATGCTGGTGGCCCGACCGCCCGGCGCCGCCATCAGCGAACCACCTTCTCGAAGGCGGCGGCGTAGGCGTCGATCTCGCTCCGGGTGCGGCGCTCGGTGGCCGCCACCAGGAGCCCGGTCCCGTACTCGTCGCCGAGAGGGACCCCGGCGAGGAAGCCCTCTTCGGCCAGGCGGTCGACCACGGTGGTCGGGTCCACGGGCAGGCGTACGGCGAACTCTCGCAGGGTCGGCGCGTCGACGAGCGGCTCGACGCCGTCGATGGCGCACAGCGCCTCGCGGGTGTAGCGGGTGGCGCGGGCGCACCGCAGCGCCAGCTCCCGGAGACCCGCAGGACCGAGCCAGGCGAGCTGGATGGCGCAGACGACCGCGATCAGGGTCTGGTTGGTGCAGACGTTGGAGGACGCCTTCTCCCGCCGGATGTCCTGCTCGCGCGTGCGCAGCGTCGTGACGTAGGCCCGCCGGCCATCGACATCGACGGTCTCGCCGACGAGCCTGCCGGGAAGACGCCGTACGAGGTCGAGGCGGCAGGTGAACAGCCCGAGGTACGGGCCGCCGAACGAGAGCGGGGTGCCGAGCGGCTGCCCCTCCCCCACCACCACGTCGGCGCCGAGCGAGCCCGGGGTCTGCAGCAGGCCGGCGCTGACCGGGTCGGCGACCACGACGAGGAGGGCATCGTGCTCGTCGGCGACGGTGCGGGCGGCGGAGAGGTCCTCGATGCACCCGAGGTGGTTGGGGGTGGCCACCATCACGGCGCCGGGCGTCTCGCCGTCGGCGCCGTCCGGCCACGCCGTGCGGCCGTCAGCCAGGTCGACCTCGACCACGCGGTGACCGGTCCCGGCCGCAAAGGTCCGCATCGTCTCGCGCCACCTGGGGTGGACGCCCCGGCTCACCCAGACGGTCGGGCGACCGGTGACCGCCACCGCCAGGTTGGCCGCCTCCACACAGGCGGTGGCGCCGTCGTAGAGGGAGGCGTTGGCCACGGCGAGGCCGGTGAGGCGGGCGATCATCGTCTGGTACTCGAAGAGCGCCTGCAGGACGCCCTGGGCCACCTCGGGCTGGTAGGGCGTGTAGGCCGTGACGTACTCGGAGCGGAACGCAAGGCGGCGGACAGCGGCGGGCGACTCGTGGTCGTAGGCCCCGGCCCCAGCGAAGCAGACGAGTCCCCCGGCATTGCGACGGGCGAGCCGGCCGAGCTCGTCGACCACCTCGAACTCCGATCGTCCGTCGGCGATCCGGAGGTGACGCTCCCGGCCGTCGGGCCCCTCGTCGGCCACCAGCCTCAGCGCCTCGGGGATGGTCTCGAAGAGGTCGTCGAGCGATGTCAGGCCCATCGAGGCCAGCATCGTGGCGATCTCGTCGTCGGTGTGGGGGACGTAGTGCGCCATCAGGCCTCGCTGGGTTGGCGGCGGCGGACGAAGGGAGGCGCCACGATGCGACCGGGGGCCGCGGTGCCCCGTAGGTCGACGTGGACCCCAGCGCCCAGCTCGAGCTCGGGACGGACGAAGGCCAGCGCGATCCCACGCTCGAGCACGGGTGAGAAGTTCCCGCTCGTGACCACGCCCACGATGGCGCCGCCGGCCATGACGTGCTGGCCTTCCCGGGGTGGGCGCCGGCCGTCGAGCTCGATGCCGCGCAGGATCCGGGCCGGACCGCGCTCCCGCTCTGCCGCAAGCGGTGCCCGTCCTGGGAAGTCTCCCTTGTCCCAACCGACCACCCACCCGAGGCCAGCCTGCAGGGGCGTGATCCCGGGGCCGAGCTCGTGGCCGTGGAGCGGCAACCCGGCCTCGAGGCGCAGTGTGTCGCGCGCGCCCAGGCCCGCCGGTGTGATGCCGGCATCGACCAGGGCTGCCCAGAGCTCGCCGGCAGCCTCGGCAGGGACCGCCACCTCGACGCCGTCCTCCCCCGTGTAGCCCGTGCCGGCCACCACGCAGCCGACGTCGCGCCACGCGACCTCGGCCACCCGGAAGCGACCGACGCCGGCGGCCTCCTCCCACATCCCGGCCAGCCGTCGACGGGCACCGGGGCCCTGTACGGCGAGCACGGCGCGCTCCGACGTGACGTCGACCCCCCCGAGCGCTGCCACCACGCGCTCGGTGTTCGAGGCGTTGGGCACCACGTCGAAGCGCTCCTCGTCGACCCACCACACGATGATGTCGTCGACGACCGAGGCGTCGGCGGGGTCGAGGAGATGGGTGTACTGCGCACGCCCGGGACCGATCTTGGTCAGGTCGTTCGAGAGGGTGGCCTGCAGGGCGGCGAAGGCGCCGGGCCCCGTGCAGCGCACGGTGCCGAGGTGGCTCACATCGAAGACCGCGGCGTCGTCGCGGCACGCCCGGTGCTCGGCCAGGGTCCCTGAGGGGTACGACAGGGGCATCTCCCACCCGCCGAAGGGAACCATCTTGGCCCCCAGGCCGCGGTGGACGGCGTCGAGGGGAGAGGCCAGCGTCACGCCCCCGACCTTACCGGCGGCGATGGGGGGACCCGTTAGCGGGCGGCGGCTGCGTCCGGGCCCTCGGCCGAGCCGTCCTCGCCGGCCGGCGCCTCGGGGTGGAGCTCGTGGATGGCGGCGTCGACCTCCTCCTTGACCCCGGCGAGGGGGACGATGTTGAGCACGCCCTGGCCCTTGCGGACGAGGTCGACGATCTCCTCACCGCTGCGGGCGAGGATGGAGCCCGAGCCGTTGATCACCAGGTTGGCGGTTGCCACGTCCTCTCCCAGGTGCGTCCGGAGGTAGTCGATCGCCTTGCGGGCCGACTGCAGCGACACCCCGGCGTCGAGGAGGCTCTTGATGACCTTCAGCTCGAGGAGGTCCCGGTACGAGTAGCGGCGCTGGGTCCCGCTCCCCTTGGCGTCAGCCACCGACGGGCGGATGAGGTCGGTGCGGGTCCAGTAGTCGAGCTGGCGGTACGTGATCCCCACGATGGCGCAGACCTGCGGGCCGCGGTACCCCTCGTCGCTCATCCGGATCCCCTCACGTTGCCCGGGCCTGGTCGCTGTCGGACCACACCGCCGTAGTTACAGCCTTGTCATGATACGGCCGACGGTCGCGCGCGTCAACGGTCGCGCACCTCAACGGTCGCGCGGGGCGCTCAGCTCTCGAAGTCCTCGGGGCTGATCTGGTCGATGAACTCGCGGAACTCGTCGATGATCTGGTCCTGCTCCTCGGGCTCGTCGCTCGCCACCGGGCCGGCGGCGTCGTCGAGCACCTCCTCGCTGGCGAAGATGGCGGCGTCGACGCGCACGGCCAAGGCGATCGCGTCCGACGGGCGGCTCGACACCCGGTACACCGCACCGGCGAGGTGCAGCTCGAGCTCGGCGTAGAAGGTGCTGTCGCGCAGCTCGGTCACGGTGACGCTCACCACGGTGGCACCGAGCGCCTCGATCACGTCGCGGAGAAGGTCGTGGGTCATGGGCCGGGGCGGGGTCACCCCTTCGAGCGCCAGGGCGATGGCCTTGGCCTCCTCCGGCCCGATGTAGATCGGGAGGACGCGACGGTCCCCGCCCTGCTCCCGCAACAGCACCACCGGGTTGTTCGCCGGCAGCTCGAGGCGGACCCCGAGGAGCTCCATCTGCGCCACGGACCGACCCTACCGCCCCACCCCGATCTCGACACGGCGCCCAACCGCGCCCTCAGTGGCCCTCGGTGTGCTCCCGGAGCGCCTGGCGGAGCATGGCCCCGCGCATCGACTCACCGAGGCGCGCCAGCTCGACGAGGGTCTGGCGGGCCTGGCTGCGGGCGACCGGGTTGCGCTGCTTCATGAGCGGGACCACGAGCTGCTCGTAGAAGCCGGCCTCGCGCTCGGTGGCGGTCTTGAACATCCGCAGGTGCCGAGCCTCGACCCCGTGCTTGGCGAAGGACCCCGCGAGCCGGGCGACGACGAGGGCGTCGCCGTCGAAGTACACCTGGCCGGCGACTGCCCGACCGGCGACCATGTCGTAGCGCTCGAGCTCGGCGAGGTGGCCCTCGGTGAGCCCGCTGGCGTGGAGGAGCTCGTCGCGGGTGAGCGACGTGGACGTCAGGTCCTGCTCGAGCGGCCCGCCCCGGCCCGTCGACGCCGAGGCCCCGGTCGCCGCGCCTACGGAGGACGTTGCCGGGTTGGGCACGGCCGGCGGCTCGACGCCGCGATCCGACCCCGGCTGGTCGCCATCGGTGGCCGGCCCGCCCGGCTCGGGCTCGCCGTCACCGTTGGTCTCGAGCTTCTCCTTGATCACCTTCAGAGGCAGGAAGTTGTCGCGCTGCTGGCGGAGGATCCAGCGCAGGCGATCGACGTCGGGCTGGTGGAACTTCCGGTAGCCCGACGGCGTCCGCTCGGGGTCGATGAGGCCCTGGCTCTCGAGGAAGCGGATCTTGGAGATGGTGACGTCGGGGTACTCGCCCTTGAGCAGGTCGAGGACCTCACCGATCGAGAGGAAGCTGCGGTCGGCGCCGTCCGGCCCGTCGCCGCTCTCGGTGGCGCTCACGCCTCGTCCGAAGGAGGCGGGTCGCCGGCGGCGAGGAACACCAGCTTGAACCGCCCGACCTGCAGCTCGTCGCCGTTGGACATGGGCGCAGACTCGATGCGCTCACGGTTGAGGTACGTCCCGTTGAGCGAGCCCACATCGCGCACCTCGTAGCCCTCCGGGACCCGCACGACCTCGGCGTGGCGGCGCGAGACGGTCACGTCGTCGAGGAAGATGTCGCTCTGGGGGTGGCGGCCCACCGAGACGACGTCGCGGTCGAGCGCGAAGCGGGACCCCGACCCAGGACCCCGCCGGACCACCAAGAGGCCCTGCCCGCTCTCGAGCTCGTCGAGGGCAACGGCGACGTCGTGGTCGTTGCCGGGGTCGTCGCTGATGGGCACCGACTGCGATTGGGTGTGGTCCTCGCCACGGCTCGCCATGGTCTGTCCGCATGACGAACAGAAGTTGGCGTGTTGCGGGTTGGCGTGTCCGCACTGGTTGCAGAAGACCTCAGGCATCGTTCTCCTCGCCGGCGGGACCGGGCATCAGCCTTCGAGCAGGGTCCGGTAGGCGGCAGCGTCGAGCAGGTCGTCGACGACAGCGGCATCGGCCAAGTCGATCACGCAGATCCAGCCTTCACCGTAGGGGTCCTCGTTGAGGCGCTGTGGTGCATCGGCCAGGTCGACGTTCACGGCGCTGACCGTGCCGGCCACCGGGGCGTAGATGTCGGAGACCGACTTGGTGGATTCGACCTCCCCGACCGCGGCACCAGCAGTGACGCTGGCGCCGACGTCGGGAAGCTGGACGAACACGACGTCGCCGAGGGCGTCTTGGGCGTAGTCGGTGATGCCGATGCGGGCAGAGCCGCCCTCGAGGCGGACCCACTCGTGATCGGTCGAGTAGCGCAGGTCGTCAGGGATCTCCATCGGCGACGACGTTACCGCGTCGGTGTGACGCTCGACCTCGGGTCGAGCCTGAGGGCCCGCGCGCCGACCGCTACCGGATCAGCATGCGGATGCGCCGGGCGCACTCCTCGATCATCTGGCGGGCGGCGGCGTTGCTCCCCGCCTCGGCCCAGACGTGGGTGACGGGCTCTTCCGGGTCGGGCAGGGCGAGCACCCACCCCCCATCCCTGATCGTCTTGATCCCGTCGATGAGCTCGACCTCGCCCTCCGCGGACTCCACCAGCCCTCGCATCACCGCGCCCTTCTGCGCCCATGGAGTCGACACCGTCTCGTGGATCACGTGGGTGCGCGGCAGGTCGGCGACCACCTCGGAGAGGCGGGAGCCGGTGCGGGCCAACAGCTCCAGCAGCTTGGCGAACGAGAACATGGCGTCGTAGGCCGGGAGGAACTCGGGGAAGACGAACCCACCATCGAGGCTCCCGGCGAAGGCCACGCCGTCCGCCAGGGCCGCATGGGTGAGCGCGGACGTGGACAGCTTTGTCCGCAGGACCTCGGCGTTGACTGCCGCTGCCAGCGGCTCCACCGCCGACGTGGCGGTGACGGGCACTGCCACGCGGCACCCTTCGGGCGTGGTCCGGCCGACGAGCTGGACGAAGGTGAGGAGGGCCTCGCTGTCGGTCAGGACCTGGCCTTCGTCGTCGACGATCGTGAGGTGCTCACCGCCGGCGTCGATGATGACGCCCATGTGGGCGCCCGACGAGCGGACCAGCTCGGCGACCTCGCCGGCCCGGGCGTCCCGGTCGAAGCTGGCCGCCGATGCCGTGGACGCGTAGGGGTTCACCGCCAGCACCTCGGCGCCAAGCTTGGCCAGGACGTTGGGCATCACGAACGCGGTGGTGCCGTACGAGTAGTCGATGACGACCTTGAACCGCTTGGCCCGGACGGCGGAGGTGTCGACCACGCTGGTCAGCGCGGCGGTGTAGTACTCGATCGTCCGGGGCGGGAACCCGATGTCGCCGATGTCGCCGGGGAAGACCCGCCGGAAGTCCTCCCGGGCGAAGAGGCGCTCCACCTTGCGGGTGGCGTTCTCGTCGAGGTCGGTGCCCCACTCGTCGAGGAAGCGGAGCACGACCGACTGGGCGTCGCCGGCCACGAGGCGGACGCTGATCCCACCTTGCGAGCGCTGGGAGCGGACATGGAACCGGGTTGCCGGCACCGGCGCC
This window encodes:
- a CDS encoding FHA domain-containing protein; this translates as MPEVFCNQCGHANPQHANFCSSCGQTMASRGEDHTQSQSVPISDDPGNDHDVAVALDELESGQGLLVVRRGPGSGSRFALDRDVVSVGRHPQSDIFLDDVTVSRRHAEVVRVPEGYEVRDVGSLNGTYLNRERIESAPMSNGDELQVGRFKLVFLAAGDPPPSDEA
- the gcvPA gene encoding aminomethyl-transferring glycine dehydrogenase subunit GcvPA — encoded protein: MAHYVPHTDDEIATMLASMGLTSLDDLFETIPEALRLVADEGPDGRERHLRIADGRSEFEVVDELGRLARRNAGGLVCFAGAGAYDHESPAAVRRLAFRSEYVTAYTPYQPEVAQGVLQALFEYQTMIARLTGLAVANASLYDGATACVEAANLAVAVTGRPTVWVSRGVHPRWRETMRTFAAGTGHRVVEVDLADGRTAWPDGADGETPGAVMVATPNHLGCIEDLSAARTVADEHDALLVVVADPVSAGLLQTPGSLGADVVVGEGQPLGTPLSFGGPYLGLFTCRLDLVRRLPGRLVGETVDVDGRRAYVTTLRTREQDIRREKASSNVCTNQTLIAVVCAIQLAWLGPAGLRELALRCARATRYTREALCAIDGVEPLVDAPTLREFAVRLPVDPTTVVDRLAEEGFLAGVPLGDEYGTGLLVAATERRTRSEIDAYAAAFEKVVR
- a CDS encoding MerR family transcriptional regulator, giving the protein MSDEGYRGPQVCAIVGITYRQLDYWTRTDLIRPSVADAKGSGTQRRYSYRDLLELKVIKSLLDAGVSLQSARKAIDYLRTHLGEDVATANLVINGSGSILARSGEEIVDLVRKGQGVLNIVPLAGVKEEVDAAIHELHPEAPAGEDGSAEGPDAAAAR
- a CDS encoding MerR family transcriptional regulator, translated to MSATESGDGPDGADRSFLSIGEVLDLLKGEYPDVTISKIRFLESQGLIDPERTPSGYRKFHQPDVDRLRWILRQQRDNFLPLKVIKEKLETNGDGEPEPGGPATDGDQPGSDRGVEPPAVPNPATSSVGAATGASASTGRGGPLEQDLTSTSLTRDELLHASGLTEGHLAELERYDMVAGRAVAGQVYFDGDALVVARLAGSFAKHGVEARHLRMFKTATEREAGFYEQLVVPLMKQRNPVARSQARQTLVELARLGESMRGAMLRQALREHTEGH
- the gcvT gene encoding glycine cleavage system aminomethyltransferase GcvT is translated as MTLASPLDAVHRGLGAKMVPFGGWEMPLSYPSGTLAEHRACRDDAAVFDVSHLGTVRCTGPGAFAALQATLSNDLTKIGPGRAQYTHLLDPADASVVDDIIVWWVDEERFDVVPNASNTERVVAALGGVDVTSERAVLAVQGPGARRRLAGMWEEAAGVGRFRVAEVAWRDVGCVVAGTGYTGEDGVEVAVPAEAAGELWAALVDAGITPAGLGARDTLRLEAGLPLHGHELGPGITPLQAGLGWVVGWDKGDFPGRAPLAAERERGPARILRGIELDGRRPPREGQHVMAGGAIVGVVTSGNFSPVLERGIALAFVRPELELGAGVHVDLRGTAAPGRIVAPPFVRRRQPSEA
- a CDS encoding bifunctional nuclease family protein; protein product: MELLGVRLELPANNPVVLLREQGGDRRVLPIYIGPEEAKAIALALEGVTPPRPMTHDLLRDVIEALGATVVSVTVTELRDSTFYAELELHLAGAVYRVSSRPSDAIALAVRVDAAIFASEEVLDDAAGPVASDEPEEQDQIIDEFREFIDQISPEDFES
- the gcvH gene encoding glycine cleavage system protein GcvH, producing the protein MEIPDDLRYSTDHEWVRLEGGSARIGITDYAQDALGDVVFVQLPDVGASVTAGAAVGEVESTKSVSDIYAPVAGTVSAVNVDLADAPQRLNEDPYGEGWICVIDLADAAVVDDLLDAAAYRTLLEG